In Streptomyces sp. P9-A4, the genomic window GCGAGACCGTGCTGCGGCTGCGCGCGGGCAAGGGCATGGTCCTGGACCCGGAGGACCACGACACCTGGTCGGCGGGCTCCTTCTTCACCAACCCGATCCTCACGGCGGGGGAGTACGAGACCTTCCTCGCGCGCGTGGCCGGGCGTCTCGGCGCGGACGTCGCCCCGCCGGCCTTTCCCGCGGGCGGGGACGGCGAGGTGAAGACCTCAGCCGCGTGGCTGATCGACCGGGCCGGGTTCACCAAGGGGTACGGCTCCGGGCCCGCGCGGATCTCCACCAAGCACACGCTCGCCCTCACCAACCGGGGCGAGGCGACCACCGAGGACCTGCTGGCGCTCGCCCGCGAGGTCGTCGCCGGGGTCCACGAGGCCTTCGGGATCACCCTCGTCAACGAGCCGGTGACGGTCGGCGTCAGCCTCTGAGGTTCCGTACGCGACTGTTCGGCACGCGGCTGTTTCGTACGCGACTGTTCAGTACGCGACGCCCACGCCCTGCTCGACCGTCGCCGGGTCGTCGATCATCGACAGCATCGCGTGGGCCACGTCCGCGCGGGCGAGCGAGCGGCCCCGGGGCGGGTTCCCGCCGACGCCGACCCGGTGGCCGCCGCGTCGCTGCTCCTGGGCGCCTGTGTCCAGTGCGCCTTCGCCTGGGAGACGAGCCCGGACCGCAGGCCGCCGGACTCCCTCGACGACTTCGCCCGCGGGCTCGCCCGCACCCCGCTCAGGGGGATCAGCCGGCGATCCAGTCGTCGATCCCCGCGAGCAGCTTCGCCCGTACGTCCTCCGGGGCCGCCGAGCCCCGCACCGACTGCCGGGCCAGCTCCGCCAGCTCCGCGTCCGTGAAGGCGTGGTGCCGGCGGGCGATCTCGTACTGCGCGGCGAGCCGCGAGCCGAAGAGCAGCGGGTCGTCCGCGCCGAGCGCCATCGGCACCCCCGCCTCGAAGAGCGTCCGCAGGGGTACGTCCTCGTGCTTCTCGTACACCCCGAGGGCCACGTTCGACGCGGGGCAGACCTCGCAGGTCACCCCGCGCTCCGCGAGCCTGCGGAGCAGCCGCGGGTCCTCCGCCGACCGCACGCCGTGGCCGACCCGCGCCGCCCGCAGGTCGTCCAGGCAGTCCCGTACCGAAGCGGGACCCGTCAGCTCGCCGCCGTGCGGGGCCGCGAGCAGACCGCCGTCGCGTGCGATGGCGAAGGCCCGGTCGAAGTCCCGCGCCATGCCCCGCCGCTCGTCGTTGGAGAGCCCGAAGCCGACGACTCCCCGGTCCGCGAACCGCACCGCGAGCCGGGCGAGCGTACGCGCCTCCAGCGGGTGCTTCATCCGGTTCGCCGCGACCAGCACCCGCATCCCGAGCCCGGTCTCCCGCGAGGCCGCGTCGACCGCGTCGAGGATGATCTCCAGGGCCGGGATGAGCCCGCCGAGGTGCGGGGCGTACGAGGTGGGATCGACCTGGATCTCCAGCCACCCGGAACCGTCCCTGACGTCCTCCTGGGCCGCCTCGCGCACGAGCCGCTGGATGTCCTCGGGGGCGCGCAGACAGGAGCGGGCGACGTCGTAGAGACGCTGGAAGCGGAACCAGCCGCGCTCGTCGGTCGCCCGCAGCCGGGGAGGCGTACCGCCCTTGAGCGCCTCGGGGAGGCGCACCCCGTACTTGTCGGCCAGTTCGAGCAGGGTCGAGGGCCTCATCGAACCGGTGAAGTGCAGGTGCAGATGGGCCTTCGGGAGGGTCGTGAGATCGCGGTATTCGTGCTCCATCGGCCGATCCTGCCCTACCCGAATGGACGAACACAGCCCGTTTCCCCGATCGGGACCTTGCTAGAACGCAAAAACGGGCCCCCGGTTCCGAAGAACCGGGGGCCCGTCCAGCCCACTCCCAAGAGCAGGCCGGACTGCTCAGTCCGTGGCCTCGGCCAGGAGCTTCTGGATCCGGGACACGCCCTCCACCAGGTCCTCGTCGCCCAGCGCGTACGAAAGACGCAGGTAGCCCGGGGTGCCGAAGGCCTCGCCCGGGACGACCGCGACCTCGGCCTCGTCCAGGATCAGGGCCGCGAGCTCGACCGAGCTCTGCGGGCGCTTGCCGCGGATCTCCTTGCCGAGCAGCGCCTTCACCGAGGGGTACGCGTAGAACGCGCCCTCCGGCGTCGGGCAGTACACGCCCTCGATCTCGTTCAGCATCCGCACGATCGTCTGACGGCGACGGTCGAAGGCGGTCCGCATCTCCGCGACGGCGTCCAGGTTGCCCGAGACGGCGGCGAGCGCGGCGATCTGCGCGACGTTGCTCACGTTGGACGTGGCGTGCGACTGGAGGTTCGTCGCGGCCTTCACGACGTCCTTCGGGCCCACGATCCACCCGACGCGCCAGCCCGTCATGGCGTACGTCTTCGCCACGCCGTTGACCACGATGCACTTGTCGCGCAGCTCGGGGACGATCGCCGGCAGCGAGGTGAACTTCGCGTCGCCGTAGACCAGGTGCTCGTAGATCTCGTCGGTCAGGACCCACAGGCCGTGCTCGACGGCCCAGCGGCCGATGGCCTCCGCGTCGGCCTCGGTGTAGACCGCGCCGGTCGGGTTGGACGGCGAGACGAAGAGGACGACCTTGGTCCGCTCCGTCCGGGCCGCCTCCAGCTGCTCCACCGAGACCCGGTAGCCGGTGGTCTCGTCGGCCACGACCTCCACCGGGACACCGCCCGCGAGACGGATCGACTCCGGGTACGTCGTCCAGTACGGCGCCGGGACGATGACCTCGTCGCCCGGGTCGAGGATCGCGGCGAACGCCTCGTAGATCGCCTGCTTGCCGCCGTTGGTCACCAGGACCTGGGAGGCGTCGACCTCGTAGCCGGAGTCGCGCAGCGTCTTGGCGGCGATGGCGGCCTTCAGCTCGGGCAGACCGCCGGCCGGCGTGTAGCGGTGGTACTTCGGGTTCTTGCAGGCCTCGACGGCCGCTTCGACGATGTAGTCCGGGGTCGGGAAGTCGGGCTCACCCGCGCCGAAACCGATCACCGGGCGCCCGGCGGCCTTGAGGGCCTTGGCCTTGGCGTCGACGGCGAGGGTGGCGGACTCGGAGATCGCACCGATCCGGGCGGAGACCCGACGCTCGGTGGGAGGGGTAGCAGCGCTCATGCGGCCCATCGTCCCAGACCGGCTCAGGCCCCGGCACACAGGTTTCACGGACCGGACAGGAACGGTCATTCCCGGTCGTACGCGCGTCCGACGGCAGGTCCGTCGTGGTTTCTGTTCGACGCGGGGCCCCCTGACCACGTATGCTCACTCCTCGTTGGCCCGCACCGACCACATCTCACGATGCGGTACGTTGAGGGACACCAACAAAGGGTCGTAGCTCAATTGGTAGAGCACCGGTCTCCAAAACCGGCGGTTGGGGGTTCAAGTCCCTCCGGCCCTGCTACACACACCGCCAGGTGTTGTGCGCATGTACGTACTTCATTGCACCGCCGTGCGGCTCCACCCGGGCGCGGCACGGCCGACCCGGAATCAGGTGAGAGATCGTGACGGACGCCGTAGGCTCCATCGACATGCCTGATGCCGACGACGAGGCCGCCGACGCGAAGAAGAAGTCGCGCAAGGGCGGCAAGCGCGGAAAGAAGGGCCCCCTGGGCCGTCTCGCGCTCTTCTACCGACAGATCATCGCGGAACTCCGCAAGGTCGTCTGGCCGACGCGCAATCAGCTGACGTCGTACACCACTGTGGTGATCGTCTTCGTCGTCATCATGATCGGCCTCGTCACCGTGATTGA contains:
- a CDS encoding adenosine deaminase, with the translated sequence MEHEYRDLTTLPKAHLHLHFTGSMRPSTLLELADKYGVRLPEALKGGTPPRLRATDERGWFRFQRLYDVARSCLRAPEDIQRLVREAAQEDVRDGSGWLEIQVDPTSYAPHLGGLIPALEIILDAVDAASRETGLGMRVLVAANRMKHPLEARTLARLAVRFADRGVVGFGLSNDERRGMARDFDRAFAIARDGGLLAAPHGGELTGPASVRDCLDDLRAARVGHGVRSAEDPRLLRRLAERGVTCEVCPASNVALGVYEKHEDVPLRTLFEAGVPMALGADDPLLFGSRLAAQYEIARRHHAFTDAELAELARQSVRGSAAPEDVRAKLLAGIDDWIAG
- a CDS encoding pyridoxal phosphate-dependent aminotransferase; protein product: MSAATPPTERRVSARIGAISESATLAVDAKAKALKAAGRPVIGFGAGEPDFPTPDYIVEAAVEACKNPKYHRYTPAGGLPELKAAIAAKTLRDSGYEVDASQVLVTNGGKQAIYEAFAAILDPGDEVIVPAPYWTTYPESIRLAGGVPVEVVADETTGYRVSVEQLEAARTERTKVVLFVSPSNPTGAVYTEADAEAIGRWAVEHGLWVLTDEIYEHLVYGDAKFTSLPAIVPELRDKCIVVNGVAKTYAMTGWRVGWIVGPKDVVKAATNLQSHATSNVSNVAQIAALAAVSGNLDAVAEMRTAFDRRRQTIVRMLNEIEGVYCPTPEGAFYAYPSVKALLGKEIRGKRPQSSVELAALILDEAEVAVVPGEAFGTPGYLRLSYALGDEDLVEGVSRIQKLLAEATD
- the secE gene encoding preprotein translocase subunit SecE, with the protein product MTDAVGSIDMPDADDEAADAKKKSRKGGKRGKKGPLGRLALFYRQIIAELRKVVWPTRNQLTSYTTVVIVFVVIMIGLVTVIDYGFQEAVKYVFG